The sequence cccaggaggaatgacaaaaaataaaggcgtaatatttcaaattatctctagaaggaattcctgaagtggaAAGAATTTCATAAGCATTttcagaagaaagaaaaaattcagaatgaattatcCCAGAAATGTTCAAAGCCTGAAAGATTTTTGGATAGATTTAGCAAAGAAGTTGTTGAAGGTATTTTGCAAggaatttttacaggaatttacgatggaatttccaataaaattgcttgagaaatatttatttgaatttccaaagaaattcccagatttcttcaaaaattctttcgacagtaactccaagaaatcctttgaAAGTTTTTCAAGAACTAATCAAATTTCTAGTGAAATATAGTATTGGGGGAAATAATtatttgtcataaaacgagtttgtgggGTAGTGGGATTAAATTCTGGAAATAAGATACAACAAACTCGTCTTGTGGCAAGTGAAGACGTTcgactaaaagctcaaaataattttctgatcaGATATAATAAAATTTCAGTGAAACATTCCCAGCATAACTCCGCCAGTGCACCCTAGAAGGTGTTGTCAAAGCTACAAATGCGTCAGGTCATCCTGGGAATTACAATAGTTTCAATATTGTTTTAAGGGCACGAATTACCACAATAGATCAACGTAATGGTCGCAGTGGTTaaaatcccaacaaaaaaaaggGCACGAATTTATAGAATCTTTACCTACATAGTTTAGCAAAAATGGTAGTCTATTTGGCCATTTCTTAAGAGTAATTGAATCAAGTGTCTTACGATTCTTACTATTCGTTATTTAAAGATAAATACTGACAAAACCACGTATTTTCCTAGATGAGCTCCAGTTTTACCAGTCCTAGGACCTTTCCTCTCACAACGTTGTAACATGTGCATTTGCCAAACACATCTTATAGCTGTCTACACGataaaaaagagactttttcaCCATTCATAGTAAACCAGCTTAGTTCTTCCGTCAGGTTTCAGTAGGTCTATCGCAATGGTTCACCTAAGGCATCAGAATCTTCAGTATCTACATGTAAAAGTCCTTGCCGGTAAAACGTTTGTCGTCGATACAACTGCACGAAGGCCTCTATTTTTAAAGTGTTCCACTTATAGGCATTAAAAATTGCGTTGGACAACATCCACATCGCCAGAACCAGTATCCGTCTAAATAGATGGATTGAATGTTTTTGACAGATAGTGGAtttcctattgttgcggtattgcatgtaattcttatggagagcgataccgcaacaataggaccttagcactaccgcaataataggctcaaaggattcaaatgtttaacgaaaaatgttgatttttcatcattttgaacggaattttgtcaaacaaaagctgttctagtcgttaatccgaagagttttagcgtacccataattgttttgaatgctattatatccagaatagaCTACttcaacactaccgcaacattaggaaataccacaacgataggacgtatTACCCTAGTTGGTATTTTGCCAGCTTCGGCGAAAAAATCAAGCCTGTAGAAGAATATAGGAAGTTTGTGTATTCCAAAAAACTGTTCACAAATTTTAAGCATAAGAATAAGTTAAAAGTATTGGTCACTGagcaaaatcaataaaaatggcGCTAAAATAGTTGCATCAAAGATATCGCTAATcgagttgaaaaccggaatgaaCGACTATCGAATGGCCCCTAATTAGACTATCGCAAGTtcggtttaacgtacggattgcgagaaaaatccaacttcaatAGTCCCCCATtccggttttcagcttgatgaGCGATATCACTAACACTTTAAGAGGGACACTAAAGTTTCACGCACACTTTCAAAAATATTACTGCATGTTAAATTAAGTAAAACCGATACATATTCACATTGATTCATAAAATTTTACTTGTTTTATTCTTTGTTGCATTTTTCTTGAAACAGCACGTAAAAATGATAGATTACCCAAAAACAGGTAATCATTATAATATCCTAATTTATACCCTAAGTATCATTCCACGGTTCGCACACATCCAATCACTCATTTTCACCTCACTTGCCACGTTtatacaacttgtatgcaagaaTTTCCCGCCGTGCTACACTGGCGGCAAAGCTCCCAAGTTAAGCGTTACTGGCTGCTTTCCGAATGGTGAAGTGCGAACGCTGCTTCCACTGCTTCCCGATGAACTTCCAAAGTCTGAGCTTAAAATCCCACTAGAGCTGCTGCGAGCATTGCCAGAGAACGGTGGTAAATATGCATTAGTTGGTGGTGGGCGGGCTTCATCGTCAACTTGCGGTACCGGAGGAAGGTACGCGTTGGTTGGACGGCTATCATCCTGAACAGAGCTCACTACAGTCTTAGTTACAGTGGCAGTGTTCACGATGGTTGAGTACTGGGTCACTGGGCTGGGTCTGATCACCAGGGTATCGGTTCTGGTTTGATATTGCGTCACAGACTGAATGAGAGTGGAGTGCGCGGTAATGTATCTTATGTCCACCACCGTTGATGTGAAATACACAGGATATTGAACTGTTTGGGTAAGTGTTTGGTACACTGGATACTGGACGGTGTGAGTTAGTGTCTGGTATACTGGATATTGTATGCTCCGCGTGAGAGTTTGCGTTCGGTATACCGTCTGGACAGGTACAGCTTGCAATTGAATGCTTGGTCTAGGATAATAGTACCCTTGGAATCCTTGACCATGGCATCCAACGAATACGACGAAAATGAGTAAAAAACTTTTCTGTGGGAGGCAAATAGAATAATTAAAAGACAAGCCGATTCTAATAAAATCTCATCAATCTTACCATGTTGAATCCTTTCTCCAAATATGGCTGCTGCGGAGAAGGAATAACTTTGGTTTGTTGAACCTTTCGCTATCGAAACTAAAATTAATCTTCACCATATTGGACCATCATTTAAATAGTTCGATATCAAATTTCCCAAAGTGGGGGCCACCGATGGAGCAGGCCCATGTGTGGAGTAATTTCTCAAAGTGATAATTGACGAACAATAACGGTGCAATCGGTCATCGGTTAGTCGGCGACTAGGGAGATCCGCAACCGGGAGGGGTTGACACTGAAAACACACTTTGTATCTGCTACGGTCAACACAAGCCGCATTACTTCATCGGTTGTTGGTAAGATTCAGGTTCAAGCAGAGATGTAATACAATTAGCAGGCATGCACCTTTCGTTGGCTGCTGCCCAGATAGAGGGTGACGGATGAGATGGAAAAACAGATGATGTGGGAGACGATAATTAGAATTATAGTTTGTCAATTTTAGTCAAATGAAGTCGCGCCAGTATATTTTTGGTTCAAGGATGCTTGCTCAGCAGATTCATAGAATATAGTCACATATTATGGACGGGTGTTAAATTCCAAAAACGTGGTTCAAAAAGTTCCAGAGGATTGTGAATGTGGCTGTCCGGATATCAGAACTACAATTGGGTTGATCGAACTAaaatatccagtattttgcgcttgataatggcggccgagtgagtgcctttttgacattcaagaggtagaaaatatttacttattttaatcaatgtaggcctTGATTCTCTGGAAAATATTGGCACTCATTCGGTATCTACAAACAAACAAACGTCAAATATTCTCAATTACGTTGCTCAAGGATTTGGTTGTTTTCTCTTGCATTTCTTATATTTAATTgctttattctattttttaggTTTTAACCACAAGATAATGATTATGATCCTTGTCATGATCAATGTTTTTACAAAAAGAAAGCATATATGCAACCAGAACAGACATCTGGGTGAAGCGTTATTTAGATATTGGAAGAGTGAATTCACTACTCTAAACTCTTAAAACCGATTCCGATTGCATTAGCCATTCTTCCCAATCGCAAGCAGGCAAAACTCCAAAAGATGCGCAACGTACACATCGACGCTTTTTGTACTCCCCATGCATCATATAACTTTATCAAGTCAACTGCAAATTATGTTTAGTGAATTTCACAAATAAGCACAAATGATTTGATACACTTATTGTTAGTCCGTAACATGCCCATTGAATTTGTCACCACGCTAATGGGCCGTTTATATATTCGTTAATTCAAAAAACAATGCACTATTCGACAATACCAGTGCGTAATTGAAATAATGTTAACGCATATTAGAAAATTCTTGTAAGGGTCAGTAAGTCTCACACAGTATGGTGGTCAGGTATTCTATAGAAGATGATAAATAGTGAGGTGCCTTCAGTAATCCAGCAACTGAAAGTTTACCAGTCCATCCGCTGCGGACACTTTCGCCTCCCTGTCAGAGAAGTGTTGTGTCACAAGTTGTGGCGGAATGATTTTGTACACATGATGTGCATGGGGAGTAGGTGTAAAAGACGTCGATATTCCTttccaattacaaaaaaaaactgattattattattatagatttGCCGATATATTGTTGCTTCCACAtccctaaaaaataaaataaaattattataatagAGCAATAGAAAACTACCAAATCCATGATAACATAACAATAaatatttgacatttgtttgtttgttgatacCGGATGAGTGCCAATATTTTCCAGAGAATCACggcctacattgattaaaataagtaaatattttctacctctttatagccgtgtggtgtcggcagccggttgtctggctaagaataacgctacggattgcctgttccagtggtaaaagtccaccatacaggtgacccctaattcttggtgtgatgcggctttatgcttaccgtgcttatgaatgaatggttaggggggtctaaaaagaacctaaccgctaacggagcctgtgaagcaccagggcacccttcacagtattgagcccttattgcgctaaccggagctatggcgtagttgacttttgcttctccggaataatcggctactcttattcaatctcaacttgaggttaaataagggtgggattatgagtatgtttttatttagttttcatctaattgtcacctatatggattcgctatatgcgtttttcacagtgtactctgtgtttcgtctttgacgttcttgaaacgataccgacttggtttcatcgttgctgttcacataaatgttgaagttgtggagtgtattatcgtaattcacaatggctacagttaggatagctcaaatcaatcttcagcacaaaagaacagcaacgattaatctttgtagacttatgcaaaatggcaaatcccaagtggctttggtgcaggaaccctattttcgcaagggtagcttttacctaggtaacctagtgaacccggtttttgctgctttcagtaataaaatggcaaactctcgatcaatgccgcgtgcatgtgtacttgttaacaacgctatcgttgctacacttatctctgaactaacaaccagagatgtatgtgctgtcacaattgatgcaactggcggatcccccgtcaggaaatacgtctattgttcggtttatttaccacatgatgaaccatcccctacggatgctttcaaacgagttgtcatatattgcacttcaaaaggcctcccgctaattgtcggcagtgatgctaatgctcatcacatcatctggggtagctcggatatcaatctgagaggctccagcttgatggaatacttaagtagtaccgaacttagtttacttaacataggcaatcgcccaacctttatggtatctaatagagcagaagtgttagacataaccgtttgctccaatagaatcagtcacgagttgacgaattggcatgtgtcagatgaggaatccatatctgaccatcgctacatctattttgatcagttgaatgtttcttcacagaccttgcgttttagaaatccccgttcaaccaactgggatctctatacagagttgctctcgacaaaatttcatggatatctaccatccattgaaactcctaccgacttggatgatgccgttgatactacaacattgcatatcgtggaagctttcgaagaagcttgccccttgcgttctgtgaaaacctcaagaggaaccccgtggtggaattccgatttggctaagctcaggaagcagtgtagaaggagttggaacagacgccattcagcagggacggattctttcaagttggctcgcaaagcatacaagaaggctctacgatctgctgaacgattcggctggaaaaacctttgtgcaaatgtttccaatttgagtgaagccactcgattgaataaaattcttgcgagatccaaggatttccaagttggcgaaattcgcaagccaaatggcgactacacttcttctgacgaagaagcgttagagcacttatttgatacacacttccctggatgtgtagatattgcatcttcggatgttcctgatgtcttttcatgtagttatgggtcttgggctcaggctcgtagaatcataactactgaatcgattcaatgggctcttaatagttttgctccttacaaatctccaggggaagatgggatctatccAGTTCTTCTTCAGAGGgattttgagcatatcaaacatgttttgaaaaatatttaatatgcagttttgctactgggtatattcccatatcctggcgggatgtcactgtaaagtttatcccaaaaggaggacgtgcttcgtatgaagaagcaaagagttttagacccatcagtctgacctcatttcttctgaaatgcttagaacgtattatcgatcatcacattcgtgatgactgtttggcaaacatgcctcttcatgttaatcaacatgcttaccaatctggaaagtccaccgtgactcttctacacaaggttgtctacgacatcgaaaaagcatttgcccaaaagcaatcatgcttgggtgcgttcttagatattgagggtgcttttgacaacgtgtctttcgatgcaatattggaagccgcacgatgccatgggctacctaatataattaccaaatggattcaccagatgcttaaaaaccgacatctctactcgacattacgtcaagcagcgattaggaaattaagtgtctgtggctgcccccaaggaacctcgttgcagatacgctattgagattactcaataatggcggttttcctacctatggatttgctgacgactatctaatattgatagtcggtttgtgtattactactttattcgacctgatgcaaaacgctcttcaggcagtcgaaagttggtgtcgccaatatggcctttcggttaatccgaataaaacatctattgttcttttcacggaaaaacgtaaccgtaacggtattcgcccattacatctttttgactctgaaatcaatgtaacggatcaggtaaagtatgtgggactaattcttgattccaagctctcctggactcctaacattgagttcagagtcaaaaggcgtgtatggctttcggccaatgccgacgaacttttggtaaaacttggggtcttaaacctaaatatatcaaatggatttacacaacagttgtacgaccaattttggcttatggatgtcttgtgtggtggcaaaagggtgaagtgaggacaattcagtctaaattaggccatcttcaaaggatgtgcctaatggcaatgactggtgcgttctcttcgactcccacggctgctctcgaggttcttctcgacgttgtcccactacacatacatctcaaacaagaagcactttcttgtacttaccgattatgggttctcggtttcttggaagagaatcctgtaaaccgcagttctacacacacttcgttgttacaactcatggttgattgggacagaacagtccttgctccaagtgatctcacactcgctagtagttttccttataggacattttcaacacaattcccctcgcgggatgagtggacatctggctatttggagagaagtatgtcggacagcattgtttgttatactgacggctccctcttcgaaggtagagcgggtgcaggtgtctactcgcgtgagctaagattggaacagtcacactcactgggcagacactgcactgtctttcaagcggaaatatttgccattatgtgtggagtgcaatctgcacttcagaaacacataatgggcaaagtaatatacttctgttcagatagtcaagcagctatcaaagccctcgcttcggccaactcaaggtcgaagttagtaatcgcatgtcgaactcaaatagaggaactgaattcagttaatacattgcaccttatatgggtacctggccattcgtccatagctggaaacgaattggctgatgagttagctcgcactggagcatcacaagactttttggtcctgagccagctattccaatatctaagtgttgggtgaagcgtttgattagctcttgggcttccactcagcacaaacggtattggagtagtttggattcatgtcgacaaacaaaattgtatatccgagagccatctccggtagtagctaactatttagctaatctgtctaaacagaattgcagtgtcttagtcaaggccttgacaggtcactgccgactcaactatcacatggcaaatattcaacgtgttgaatcctttgtctgtgatggttgtgaatccgattatggaacttcttatcatctgatatgtaactgcccagtttatgcgcaactgcgtttccaaatatttggtaaacacttactaagtgaaattgactacagaaacctgaaccttcaaagcattctgttgttcataacccgttgtggtaaggagctatgagcttttgtacgtgttgtatacgttatatgccctcttcaagggtacctttcctcaacttcccatttttcttccatccatattcctttcttttttgttcacttccttttccgtcaggtgcgagatgagaaaggctgtgaaggcgatggcacaaatctcccgaattgaggtgaacgtgcccctggagccgacgttctgatacctgataaagGGTCAGTAAGTCTCACACAGTATGGTGGTCAGGTATTCTATAGAAGATGATAAATAGTGAGGTGCCTTCAGTAATCCAGCAACTGAAAGTTTACCAGTCCATCCGCTGCGGACACTTTCGCCTCCCTGTCAGAGAAGTGTTGTGTCACAAGTTGTGGCGGAATGATTTTGTACACATGATGTGCATGGGGAGTAGGTGTAAAAGACGTCGATATTCCTttccaattacaaaaaaaaactgattattattattatagatttGCCGATATATTGTTGCTTCCACAtccctaaaaaataaaataaaattattataatagAGCAATAGAAAACTACCAAATCCATGATAACATAACAATAaatatttgacatttgtttgtttgttgatacCGGATGAGTGCCAATATTTTCCAGAGAATCACggcctacattgattaaaataagtaaatattttctacctcttgaatgtcaaaaaggcactcactcggccgccattATCAAGCACAAAATACTGGATACACACAAAGGGGAAGTTAAGGATTCCATCGGGACCTTAATGATTTCTAACCAATTGTGCTCAGTTTTGGCATGAAGACTCTTTGACTGGTATACTAAATTGTGAAAATTATGAACGATACTCTGAGTGTTTGATTCTGAAACAACCCTGTCAATAATACAACAATACCCTTAAAGTATTTTGGTGTCCGTTTTCCCTTACTAACCGTTGATAATAATGAGCTTGTAAATATCATGAAGAGTCTCAGCtgcgttaagtgttatacatgcATGAGCCTCTCAAATGAACGAATTTGGGAAACAAAAACAATACCCTTGACAAAACTGTTAACGAATTCTGCTACCGTGTGTTTTCGAAGAGTTGAGAAGCGCGggttactccagggatttcttggatgaccaataacatATGCTGTCTACCACGAGGTCTACCATATttttctctgtaccacaaggagcatgtaccatacttaaaacaggactgcaaatctttgttcctgacTGTAGAGCTtaagccatttcttggataactggacgacCTATCTGTGACCttatgcagaataactatcatgTCGGTCAATTTCGaaaatcaaatttgaaagtttattttcggttccagttaacaaaaatttccaagtgcaatcccatttcgaccgcataaaaatggttttgattgtactgccattcagttaagtgcctcagtctgtcaaacaactaacacataagcttaacatgtacgtggatagtgctgccaacaaatttctattatgaaattgtttttcctatttcaaacttttggaatagtgcAAAATTTAAGTATGAATGGCGAGAGTGTATGaaaacatatatatatatatatatatatatatatatatatatatatatatactttTTTTATTACGCTaacggaaaataattgaaaaccccacttttattgactgcatgatgtattatcagatgtgtaacatacgattatttcagttcaaaccgccagtttggcgacgcgtttttcgactataaacaaggcgacgaagaaaataaatttcaaaggatccaaagtttgaaaaaacagatcatttgaacgccttccggcAGTTATTTTTCACTTGTGCAAtgaacattgcttttatttagtgcgcagtgagaaatttgtgtgaaaaagtgcggtgaaaatcagtgaattaAGTTGATTTTGGTAACGATGTTGCGCGTCTTCTATAGCAGTGAACGGACTaaattttccttcgtcgcacggataacgtaggaaattgtgCAAAAAGTCTCATTCTCAACTTTAAATTTgactgtatttcaagtaagtaacactggagtgtaatttaaatgaatgcagatcgtagtgtacacttttttctatctcgccagatgatCAGTTCATTATgttagtttacgattcgcgagtatttagtgatttagaatttaatatgacggatactagcgccatggacgaattagcgcataaccctattCCGTTAGTTTTAGGTCCGTTTTTCATGTATGTTGTTAGTTATGCTTATTTCCATTACGGCGATAATAatagttgagaaccgctggtcttgAGAATCTTTgctaaaaatacgctagaacaaaactaattTGGTTCTCGGTAAAACAGGAGGGCATCAAGG comes from Armigeres subalbatus isolate Guangzhou_Male chromosome 2, GZ_Asu_2, whole genome shotgun sequence and encodes:
- the LOC134215448 gene encoding uncharacterized protein LOC134215448, which produces MKSFLLIFVVFVGCHGQGFQGYYYPRPSIQLQAVPVQTVYRTQTLTRSIQYPVYQTLTHTVQYPVYQTLTQTVQYPVYFTSTVVDIRYITAHSTLIQSVTQYQTRTDTLVIRPSPVTQYSTIVNTATVTKTVVSSVQDDSRPTNAYLPPVPQVDDEARPPPTNAYLPPFSGNARSSSSGILSSDFGSSSGSSGSSVRTSPFGKQPVTLNLGALPPV